In one window of Bemisia tabaci chromosome 4, PGI_BMITA_v3 DNA:
- the LOC109042579 gene encoding salivary antigen-5 isoform X2 gives MHSQRRSLNPVHLLVYLVNIFEISRAACPTLDKELLRSGLTCPEKEQILELHNRLRQIIAVGQIGQPPARNMIEMTWDDELASKAQALADTCRYGHDGASQRAVGRFRVGQNIGMTWITLEQRAEPNFASRIYAWFEEVKKYKFGNPFSPVTGHYTQMVWQDTSHIGCGYSYYLEGQRYTKVYVCNYGPTGNIIGYDPYESGQFACDAKGLAFSRKYYGLCERIDSTPWICS, from the exons ATGCATTCACAACGCAG ATCTCTTAATCCTGTTCATTTGCTTGTCTATCTCGTTAACATTTTTGAGATCTCACGTGCAGCCTGCCCAACTTTAGATAAGGAGCTCCTGA GGTCTGGATTGACATGCCCAGAGAAGGAGCAAATTTTGGAACTGCACAATCGGTTGCGGCAGATCATCGCTGTGGGTCAAATAGGTCAACCACCGGCGAGAAATATGATTGAAATG aCTTGGGACGATGAACTTGCTTCGAAGGCGCAAGCACTGGCCGACACTTGTAGATACGGGCACGATGGTGCAAGTCAAAGGGCTGTGG GTCGATTTCGTGTTGGACAGAATATAGGGATGACCTGGATCACATTAGAACAACGAGCAGAACCGAATTTTGCCTCGAGAATTTACGCATGGTTTGAGGAAGTTAAGAAGTACAAATTCGGAAATCCCTTCTCCCCGGTGACTGGTCACTACACTCAG ATGGTTTGGCAGGATACATCACATATCGGCTGTGGATACTCGTATTATTTAGAGGGACAGCGCTATACAAAGGTGTACGTGTGCAATTATGGCCCAAC aggaaatataATTGGGTATGATCCATATGAAAGTGGACAATTTGCATGCGATGCAAAAGGCTTGgcgttttcgagaaaatattATGGCTTGTGCG agagGATTGATTCAACTCCTTGGATATGCAGTTGA
- the LOC109042579 gene encoding salivary antigen-5 isoform X1, with translation MMEGPVNRSLNPVHLLVYLVNIFEISRAACPTLDKELLRSGLTCPEKEQILELHNRLRQIIAVGQIGQPPARNMIEMTWDDELASKAQALADTCRYGHDGASQRAVGRFRVGQNIGMTWITLEQRAEPNFASRIYAWFEEVKKYKFGNPFSPVTGHYTQMVWQDTSHIGCGYSYYLEGQRYTKVYVCNYGPTGNIIGYDPYESGQFACDAKGLAFSRKYYGLCERIDSTPWICS, from the exons ATGATGGAAGGACCAGTCAACAG ATCTCTTAATCCTGTTCATTTGCTTGTCTATCTCGTTAACATTTTTGAGATCTCACGTGCAGCCTGCCCAACTTTAGATAAGGAGCTCCTGA GGTCTGGATTGACATGCCCAGAGAAGGAGCAAATTTTGGAACTGCACAATCGGTTGCGGCAGATCATCGCTGTGGGTCAAATAGGTCAACCACCGGCGAGAAATATGATTGAAATG aCTTGGGACGATGAACTTGCTTCGAAGGCGCAAGCACTGGCCGACACTTGTAGATACGGGCACGATGGTGCAAGTCAAAGGGCTGTGG GTCGATTTCGTGTTGGACAGAATATAGGGATGACCTGGATCACATTAGAACAACGAGCAGAACCGAATTTTGCCTCGAGAATTTACGCATGGTTTGAGGAAGTTAAGAAGTACAAATTCGGAAATCCCTTCTCCCCGGTGACTGGTCACTACACTCAG ATGGTTTGGCAGGATACATCACATATCGGCTGTGGATACTCGTATTATTTAGAGGGACAGCGCTATACAAAGGTGTACGTGTGCAATTATGGCCCAAC aggaaatataATTGGGTATGATCCATATGAAAGTGGACAATTTGCATGCGATGCAAAAGGCTTGgcgttttcgagaaaatattATGGCTTGTGCG agagGATTGATTCAACTCCTTGGATATGCAGTTGA